In the Bernardetia sp. genome, one interval contains:
- a CDS encoding NAD(P)-dependent oxidoreductase — protein sequence MKITFIGLGIMGTEMATHLANNQKEHDFELTVYNRSKEATEKLAKQGTKVADSVNEAVSEADIVFSMLANPEAVENVFFGENGGLSAMKKDTIWLDCSTVNPSFSKRAFEEAKKQGVKFIDAPVAGSKPQAQNKELVFFIGAEKGSIKDIEPYLLMMGQKILSLGDVGKGSSFKMIVNIMLAQSMLMFSESILLGESMGLDRDFLLNTLPNLAVTAPFTKFKAPKIKENDYEVQFPLELMHKDLHLATLTAYEQNQPLFLANLTKELFASAKKEGLGRLDFSAIHQFLEKSK from the coding sequence ATGAAAATCACATTTATAGGACTGGGAATAATGGGAACAGAAATGGCAACCCATTTAGCTAACAACCAAAAAGAGCATGATTTCGAACTTACCGTCTATAACCGAAGCAAAGAAGCTACAGAAAAACTAGCTAAACAAGGTACAAAAGTAGCAGATTCTGTAAATGAGGCTGTATCAGAAGCTGATATTGTCTTTAGTATGCTTGCCAATCCAGAAGCTGTTGAGAATGTGTTTTTTGGAGAAAATGGTGGACTTTCGGCTATGAAAAAAGATACAATTTGGTTAGACTGCTCTACTGTAAATCCATCATTTAGCAAGAGAGCTTTTGAGGAGGCAAAAAAGCAAGGTGTAAAGTTTATTGATGCACCCGTAGCAGGCTCAAAACCACAAGCTCAAAACAAAGAATTGGTCTTCTTCATAGGAGCTGAAAAGGGAAGTATTAAAGATATAGAGCCTTATCTTTTGATGATGGGACAGAAAATACTTTCTTTAGGAGACGTCGGAAAAGGCTCTTCCTTCAAAATGATTGTCAATATTATGTTGGCGCAATCGATGCTGATGTTCTCTGAAAGTATTTTGCTAGGCGAATCTATGGGATTGGATAGGGATTTTTTATTAAATACATTGCCCAACCTTGCCGTAACTGCTCCTTTTACAAAGTTTAAAGCTCCAAAAATCAAAGAAAACGATTATGAAGTTCAGTTTCCGTTAGAGCTAATGCACAAAGATTTACACTTAGCTACGCTTACAGCCTACGAGCAAAATCAGCCTTTATTTTTAGCTAACCTCACAAAAGAACTCTTCGCTAGTGCAAAAAAAGAAGGATTGGGCAGACTTGATTTTTCGGCTATTCATCAATTTTTAGAAAAGTCTAAATAG